Proteins encoded by one window of Pseudochaenichthys georgianus chromosome 9, fPseGeo1.2, whole genome shotgun sequence:
- the LOC117452565 gene encoding interleukin-1 beta-like: MEFEMKCNMSQMWSSDVQSGLDFEITHHPLTMRKVVHLIIAMERMKGSESTLNTEFRDENLLNFIMDSIVEEQIVFECASAPPAQITRTDEEQQQNITDGEKRSLVMVQNSMELHAVTLQGGADSRKVFLNMSTFLHPASTIGGRTVALGIRGQNLYLSCRKDGDSPTLHLETLEENSLLNISSDSDMVRFLFYKQDTGVNISTLMSVAQPNWYISTAEQNNKPVEMCLETAKRFRSFNIGDIQGNVDRQS; the protein is encoded by the exons ATGGAATTCGAGATGAAATGCAACATGAGCCAGATGTGGAGCTCCGATGTGCAGTCGGGGCTGGACTTTGAGATTACCCATCATCCCCTGACAATGAGGAAAGTGGTCCACCTCATCATCGCCATGGAGAGGATGAAGGGCTCAGAATCAACGTTGAACACTGAATTCAGAGATGAAAACCTCCTCAACTTCATCATGGATAGCATAGTGGAAG AGCAAATTGTGTTCGAGTGTGCCTCTGCTCCACCAGCTCAGATCACACGGACGGACGAAGAACAGCAGCAAAACATAACCGACGGCGAGAAGAGGAGCTTAGTTATGGTCCAAAACAGCATGGAGCTCCATGCAGTGACGCTGCAGGGAGGCGCTGATTCCAGAAAAG TTTTCCTGAACATGTCGACCTTTTTGCACCCTGCGTCCACCATTGGGGGCAGAACTGTGGCTCTGGGCATCAGGGGCCAAAATCTGTACCTGTCATGCCGCAAGGATGGTGACAGTCCAACCTTGCATCTGGAG ACATTGGAGGAAAATAGTCTGTTGAACATCAGCTCAGACAGCGACATGGTGCGATTTCTCTTCTACAAACAGGACACCGGGGTGAACATCAGCACCCTCATGTCTGTCGCTCAACCCAACTGGTAcatcagcacagcagagcaaaaCAACAAGCCGGTGGAAATGTGCCTGGAGACCGCCAAACGCTTCCGCTCCTTCAACATTGGTGACATCCAAGGAAATGTTGATCGCCAGAGTTAA
- the ckap2l gene encoding cytoskeleton-associated protein 2-like, with product MEEGETVSIPSRKELRKQKLMEYLAGKGKLKPPNPKPYLRDDWQVKNPVMSRQVVNGKENKTPADRLRYESTKSQNTQSAKHPAKGAFGIANNVNVKDKILTVRQNTNRPSATSGVAQAKPKQNPVLTTTYNAVSSKSNLIAASHLKKQPNTRKPPSAKNSGSTAVTKSNSKFGGSSNATWSCQMKTNSVRMSLGPMVKTKTGLIPTVIQPRNSQNLTHTSSTAAHTNTATTASVANKVRSSTSSSVSVSQRSDLAQRRTLPTTALNNTERTRAGFRVQNQNMTNSKPLLGKPPSYKTQLSCGLKSVPTSSKYAAIRPEGRVGMSKSVKSSGQPTVTSTKQTGQRKGQQCKVVPPTVIGVTSAAVAELAVKSKTCKKTDDKKGHISANAPPPQAGFKRTSAPVVAQTVPRAGRTISHTSQATLTKTPKFPVRVIPQTEGKKLTAAQEERIKKLQEWREAKGISYKRPPMPVKTAVRLTVAMHQPFWGPMNEEDKVHSLISAVDRSLADCIILLAKGCPLEQVKGVLSRLPAVSRKFAKYWICQARLMEQEGNMEVLPMFEEAVGVVLEPVDELRTVVFEILKRKEEIQANEREEDQIPTNEGIPESIDIPMTPQPVRALIYGERGDSSVVKYKITATPGGPPSQQKEPVRVNGQEVRFFTPVRRSVRIERSSLRYPASLQEHDLCVASYADLISEEDAERSQEQEGGETSPYADNTPMYVYRQNEALEDKVFVKLVYDEDV from the exons ATGGAAGAAGGAGAGACCGTATCGATACCTTCCAGAAAAG AGCTGCGTAAGCAGAAGCTGATGGAATACTTGGCAGGAAAAGGAAAGCTGAAACCGCCCAACCCTAA GCCATACCTCCGTGATGACTGGCAAGTTAAGAATCCTGTCATGTCTAGACAG GTTGTTAATGGAAAAGAGAACAAGACTCCAGCTGACAGATTAAGATATGAAAGTACAAAAAGTCAAAACACTCAATCCGCAAAACATCCGGCCAAAGGGGCATTTGGTATCGCAAACAACGTGAATGTAAAAGACAAAATCCTGACTGTACGACAGAATACCAATCGCCCATCTGCAACCTCTGGCGTTGCACAGGCAAAACCTAAACAAAACCCTGTGCTGACAACAACGTACAACGCTGTGTCCTCCAAATCCAACCTTATCGCAGCCAGCCACCTCAAAAAGCAGCCAAACACCCGAAAACCGCCTTCTGCCAAAAACTCAGGGAGTACAGCTGTAACAAAATCAAACAGCAAATTTGGCGGCAGCTCGAACGCTACCTGGTCATGTCAAATGAAGACAAACAGTGTCAGGATGAGTCTTGGCCCTATGGTCAAAACAAAAACTGGACTCATTCCTACAGTGATTCAGCCAAGAAACAGTCAGAACTTAACACACACCTCTTCAACAGCCGCTCATACGAACACCGCCACCACAGCTTCTGTTGCTAACAAGGTGAGATCCAGCACCTCGTCATCAGTTTCCGTTTCCCAGAGGTCTGACCTGGCTCAGAGGAGAACACTACCTACCACTGCTCTAAATAACACAGAGAGAACAAGAGCTGGGTTTCGAGTTCAAAATCAGAACATGACTAACTCTAAACCACTTTTGGGTAAACCGCCATCTTATAAGACTCAGCTATCATGTGGACTGAAATCAGTGCCCACCTCCTCCAAATACGCAGCTATTAGACCAGAAGGGAGAGTAGGGATGTCAAAATCTGTTAAATCGAGTGGTCAACCTACAGTCACGTCTACAAAACAGACGGGGCAAAGAAAGGGCCAACAATGCAAAGTCGTCCCCCCTACAGTCATAGGGGTTACAAGTGCTGCTGTGGCTGAGCTGGCAGTGAAATCTAAGACATGCAAAAAGACAGATGATAAGAAGGGACACATTTCAGCAAATGCCCCTCCACCACAAGCAGGTTTTAAAAGAACAAGCGCTCCAGTGGTGGCCCAGACAGTGCCACGGGCTGGTAGGACCATCAGCCATACCAGTCAGGCCACACTCACGAAGACTCCAAAGTTCCCGGTCAGGGTCATTCCCCAGACGGAGGGAAAAAAACTGACTGCTGCCCAGGAGGAACGAAT AAAAAAGCTGCAGGAATGGCGGGAAGCTAAGGGCATTTCCTACAAGCGTCCCCCGATGCCGGTGAAAACTGCGGTCAGGCTCACTGTCGCCATGCACCAGCCTTTCTGGGGCCCCATGAATGAGGAAGACAAGGTCCATTCCCTCATCTCTGCCGTGGACAGATCCCTGGCTGACTGCATCATATTGCTCGCAAAG GGCTGCCCTCTGGAGCAGGTGAAGGGGGTCCTCTCACGGCTGCCGGCTGTGTCCAGGAAGTTTGCCAAATACTGGATCTGCCAGGCCCGTCTGATGGAGCAGGAGGGCAACATGGAGGTCCTGCCAATGTTCGAAGAGGCTGTTGGCGTTGTGCTGGAG cCAGTGGACGAGCTGCGGACTGTGGTGTTTGAGATACTGAAGAGAAAGGAAGAGATCCAAG CAAATGAGAGAGAGGAGGACCAAATTCCAACAAACGAAGGCATTCCTGAGAGTATCGACATCCCGATGACTCCTCAACCTGTCAGAGCACTTATCTATGGAGAGAGAGGTGACTCATCAGTGGTCAAGTACAAGATCACAGCAACGCCTGG TGGCCCTCCGAGCCAACAGAAGGAACCGGTGAGGGTGAACGGCCAGGAGGTTCGCTTCTTCACTCCAGTCAGACGCTCGGTGCGAATCGAGAGATCCTCCCTCCGATACCCGGCGTCTCTCCAGGAGCACGACCTCTGCGTGGCCTCCTACGCTGACCTGATCTCAGAGGAGGATGCCGAGAGGAGTCAGGAGCAGGAGGGAGGGGAAACCAGCCCGTATGCAGACAACACGCCCATGTACGTCTACAGACAGAACGAGGCGCTTGAAGACAAGGTGTTCGTCAAGTTGGTCTACGATGAAGACGTCTGA